The segment GCCGAGGCCGATGCCGTGCCGGTGCTGGTGTTCGACGAGATCGACGCCGGGATAGGCGGCCGGGTGGCCGAGGCGGTGGGCCATAAGTTGAAGGAGATCGGCAATAAGCGCCAGGTGCTGTGCATCACCCATCTGCCGCAGATCGCGGCCCTGGGCGATTCCCATTACGTGGTCAGCAAGCAGGAGAACAGGGGCCGGACCATCACCAATGTGCAGCAACTGGACCAGAAGCAGCGGGTGGACGAGCTGGCCCGGATGCTGGGGGGGAGCAAGGTGACCGAGACCACGGTCAAGCATGCGAAAGAGATGCTGGGAGTGAAAGACTGAGCCGGGCACTTCGACAAGGCTTCGGCAAGCTTTGGAGCATTCCCCTGGCAGTTATTATACCGGGAGCACAAAGGATCTGGCAAAAAGGTTAAATGAGCACGACAATCTTCTTGGTGCAAACTATACAAAGAAGAAACATCCGGTTCGGTTGGTTTATTACGAAGAGTATCCAAGAATTGACACTGCTTTTTATCGGGAAAAACAGGTTCAAGGCTGGAACCATGCCAAGAAGAAAGCATTGATTGAGGGGAAAAAGAATAAACTGCCGTTGTTGGCTAAAAATTATACGCAGTTTGGGAAGTATGAAGAGCCGGTTGTTTCGACAAGCTCAACAACCGGAGATGATGTCTGAGTCTTGTTTGTTGGTGGCTGAGCCTGGTTCGTCGGTGGCCGAGCCTGTCGAAGCCACCGCACTCATGTAAATAGAATTATAAATTAAATAAACTCGGAGAGCTTCATGTTCCACACTTTCGCCAAGGGCTCCGTCTGGGGCCTGATCCTGGGCTACGACGTATTCACCAACCTGATCATGTTCTCGCTGGTCTACCTCTCGGTCTATTCCTGGTCGGTGATAATATACAAGCATCGCTATTTCAAGAAAATAAAACAGGCCAACAAGAAGTTCATGGAATCCTTCCGCCGGCGCAAGACCTTCAACGACCCCTTCAAGTCCGCCAACCCCGATTCCGCCAGCTTCTCCGTGCTGGCCGAGGGCCTGGCCGAGGCCCACCGCCTTTCCGGCGGCGAGCAGGTCTCCTTTCCGCTGGAGGTGCTGCCCAACATCCAGGCGGCCATGGAGCGGTCCATCGGCCAGCAGGAGGAGGACCTTTCCGGCAAGCTGATCTCGCTGGCCTCCATCACCAGCATCTCCCCGCTGCTGGGCCTGCTGGGAACGGTCTGGGGCATCATGATCGCCTTTGTGGACATCAAAAATTTCGGGTCGTCAAGCATTCAGGTGGTGGCCCCGGGGATAGCCGAGGCCCTGGTGACCACCATCGCCGGGCTGGTGGTGGCCATCCCGGCCTCCATGGCCTACAACGCCTTCAACACCAACATCCGCCAGATGACGCTGGAGATGGAGAACCTGTCCTCGGAATTTTTGGGCGACCTGAGGATGCACTCGGTCTACGGAGGAAAGTAAGATGCGGCGCCCGCGCACCGGCCTGCAGCCCATGGCTGCCATCAACATGACCAATCTGATCGACGTCTGCATGGTGCTGCTGATAACCTTTATGATCACCGCCCCCATGATGCGCTCCGGGGTGGACGTGGCCTTGCCCAAGTCGTCGTCCACCAAGCCCCAGGAGGAGGAGGGCCTGACCATCACTTTGACCTCGGGCGGCAAGATCGTCGTCTCCAACCAGACCGTGTCCCAAAGCGCTTTTCCCAAGGTCATTAGCGGCCTGCTGGCGGCCAACCCCGGCCAGCCGGTCTACCTGAAGGCCGACAAGACCGTGCCCTACGGGCTGGTGGTGGAGGTGATCGGGCAGCTGAAGGAGCTGAAGGTCACCAACCTGGGCTTGGTGACAGAACCCAAGCTGGGGAAATAGGGCACTATCCGCAGATTACGCAGATTTACGCAGATTTATTCTTTAATGGAAAACATTAATGGAATCACGGGAACACAAATAAGACAATAGAATATTTTGTTTTGAACGCAGATATTAAAAGATATCAATTATTCGGCTGGGATTACGAGCATTTCAGCCCGTTGAATGAAAATGAGGTCAATTGGTATAAGAACTATGCCCGCAAGGCCGGAGGCCCAATTTTGGAGTTGGCCTGCGGCACTGGCCGTCTGTTAACCAAGTTGGCTGAAAATGGTTTTGATGTTACCGGGATCGATCTCTCCGACAAAATGATTGAGGTGGCTGGCAACAACATAGGAAAACTGCCAAAGGAAATAAGGAATAGGATCAAGCTTGTCAAAGGCGACATAAGGGATTTTGGCATGGAACAAAAATTCGGGCTAATAGTTGTCGCTGATAATTCTTTTCGCGAGCTTCGCACCAGGGAAGATCAAACAACTTGTTTAAAAACCGTCCTCAAGCATTTATCGCCCAAAGGTGCATTTTTACTGACTGTCAGGCGTTTTGATCTTTCAAGTTATACTGATAGCACAAGAGAAATTCCCTGGTCAAAACCGATCAGTGATCCTTCAAATAGTCATAAAGTATCACGAAAGGTGAAGTTTACATTATCGGATGACAAAAGGCGGGTAAATGGGATCTACATTTATAGGATAGTCGATTCGCAGGGCACAACGCGGTTTGAGGAATGTCCCTTTGTTTCTCCGGTTTTGCAGGAAGAAGATTATTTTGCACTTTTAACAGAAGCAGGTTTTAAGCCGGAATTGTTTTATGATTTTAACGATCAGAAAAACAACACTGGTCAGACTCTTTGCTTTGTGTGTGGTAAATGAGAATTATGTAAAATGGAACCGGACCGATCCCCTTCCCTCTCCTAAAGCATTAGGAGAGGGAAGGGTGAGGTCAAAAGTATACATGAAAAAAGCCTTCGTCATATCATTCTTCATCCACCTGGCATTTTTGCTGGGCATCTTCGGCGCTTCCTACATCCTTAAAGCGTCGGCCAAGCCCATCTATCCCCAGATCTACCAGGTCAGCCTGGTCTCATTGCCGGCCGCGGTGTCCGAGGGTTCCGAGGAATCAGGAGCCAGGGAAATGGTGGGACCGCAGCTACCGGATGACAAGGCCATGAAAGAACCTTCGGCCAAAAAGGAAAAGCCCAAGGCTGACAAGAAAGCCAAAGACACCACAAAGGCCAAAGCAGCATCCCCAAAATCCAATACCACCGGGCTGGCCAAGGGCATGAAGATACTGTCCTCAGAGGGTGGCGTACCGTCAGACAACTATTACTTGGCGCTGATCCTGTCCAAGATCAGCCAGAACTGGAACAACCCCTACCAGGGAAAAAGGGAAACGGTACGGGCCCAGGTCTATTTTAGGATAGACAAGAACGGGAAACTGCAGGAGGTGAAGATCGAGAACTCCTCCGGGGACGCCATCTTCGACCAGTCGGCTCTGCGGGCGGTGTACGAGGCCAAAGTGTTTCCGCCGCTACCCGAGGAGATGAAACTGGCCACCTTGGGGGTGCATTTTGAGTTTGAGTACGTGAAGTGACCGCCCGCGAAACACGCGAAAGAAGAGACACCATTTATATATGAAAACGAAAATTCTTCTCCTTTTCCTGACACCATTGATAATCTGCCAGAGTGCATTTGGCCAGGCCGACGTCTATCTGAAACTTTCCACCTCGGAGCGGCGGCAGCTGGAGTTGGGCATCGCGCCTTTGCAGACCCTGGATACCAAAGCTTCTCCCGATGCCGCGTTTAACGCCCAGAAGATGCTGGACATCATCGGCGACGACCTGGCCTTTTCCCTGTACTTCAAGATGGTCTACCCGCCGTCATTGCTGGAAGGCTACGGGCTGAAGAAGGGCCAGCTGGACATCGGGGCCTGGCAGATGCTGGGGGCCAGGCAGGTGCTGATCCCGGAGCTGAAACAGGAGAAGAAGAAGGTCATTCTTAAACTCTCGGTCTTCGACCTTGGCATCCAGCGCCAGGTATTCAGCAAGGCCATCGAGCCGGACGGCTCAAGGGCCACGGCCCACGCCGCCAGCGACCAGATCATCAAGAACCTGAGCGGCGAGAACGGCGTCTCCTCCACCAAGATAGCCTTCAGCCTGAAAAGCGGAAAGAACAAGGAACTGATGCTGGCCGATTACGACGGCGGCGGGTTCAGGGCCCTCACCAACTTCAACTCCATCAACATCTCACCCGACTGGCAGCCGGGCGGCGGGGCGCTGGCCTTCGTCTCCTTCTACCGCAACCGTACCGACATTGTTTCCCTGAACCTGGCCAGCGGCAAAACGGCCATCATCTCCCAGACCGAGGGGCTTAACACCTCTCCGGCCTGGTCCCCGGACGGAAAGTCCCTGGCTCTTACATTGTCCAAGGACGGCAACGCCGAGATCTACCTGCTGTCGCCGGAAACCAAGGAACTGCGCCGCCTCACCAATACCTGGGCCATAGACTGCTCGCCGGCCTGGTCGCCCAACGGGCGGGAACTGGTCTTCAATTCCGACCGGCCCGGCTCGCCCCAACTTTATATCATGGACACGGAAGGGGCTAACATCCGGCGGCTGACCTACCAGGGCGGCTACAACACCTCTCCCAGCTGGTCTCCCCGGGGCGACAAGATCGCTTTCGTCTCCCGGATCGACGGGAAATTCCAGGTCTGCACCATAGACATCACCGGGGACAACTTCGCCCAGCTGACCTACGAGGGCGACAACGAGGACCCCAGCTGGTCGCCGGACGGCCTGCACCTGTGCTTCTCCTCCAGCCGCACCGGCAGTCACCAGGTCTGGCGGATGCACTGGGACGGCAGCGCCCAGCAGGCCATCACCAACAACGGCGGCTCGTACATGCCTGCCTGGGGCCCGGCCCAGTAAGGCGTTTCCGGTTGAATAAATAAGTGATTTAGTATATAATCAAGGCTGACCTTTTTTGGGCACCAATAATCAGTTCAAAATTAAATCTGAGGAAATCAATGAACAAATATTTTACCGTAATTGCGATGTGCCTGATCCTGGCGCTTGGTTTTGGCTGTACCAAAAAGCAGACCGTGAAACAGGAAGAACCCATCAAACAACCGGAGGTGGCTATTCAAACACCGCCTGTGGCCACCCCGCCGGCCGAGGCCCAGCCGGTGGTTCCTAAGATAGAATTCAAGACGATATTCTTCGCCTTTGATTCCTATTCCCTGAACGAAGAGGGCAAGGCTTTGCTTAACCAGGCCGGCGGCCTGCTGCGCAGTTATCCCGATGTCGCCCTGCGGCTGGAAGGCCACTGCGACGAGCGGGGCACGGCCGAATATAACCTGGCCCTGGGCGAAAAGCGGGCCAACGCCGTCCGGGAGTACCTGGAGAACCTGGGCGTCAGCCGCTCCCGGCTGTCCACCGTCAGCTTCGGCAAGGAAAAACCCGCCGTAGCAGGCAACGATGAAGCCAGCTGGGCCAAGAACCGCAGGGTGGAGATCGTTCCGGCAGCCAAATAGTATTTCCCGGGAAGGACAGGATTTACATGATCGACAGGATCACTTAAAATACCGGGAACCACGAAGGCCAACAAACCTTTGACAATTTTATCTTACAACAATAATTTCAAAAATACATCATGAAAAAAACATTGCTCTTGGTCTCACTATCCCTGGCTGTCTTCATGGGCTGCGGGATGAAGAAGGAATACATCCGGGTCACCGATCAGCTGGATTCCATCGAAGTGCGGGAGAAGAAGATCGACCGCCGGACCGCGGTGATGGACAGCCTGATCCAGGTGCAGATGGGGATGATCTACGAACTGCGGGCCGAGCTTAAAAGCCTTTCCTCCACCGCCGGGGAGAAGTGGAGCATAGCCGAGCAGCAGCAGGAGGACAACAAGTACCGCCCCCTGCCCATCGGCCCCAGTCAGCCGGACCCCAAGGGGCCGGCCCCGGAGCCGAAAGCTGAAGTTCCCGCCGAGACCAACCCCAAGAAACTTTACGATGCTTCGTATCTGGACATCACCAAGGGCAACTACGACCTGGCTTTGGCCGGGTTCAACGAGTTCATCAAGCGGTTCCCCAAGCACGACCTGGCCGACAACGCCCAGTACTGGATCGGCGAAGGGTATTACGCCCAGAAGAAGTATGAGCCGGCTTTGACCGAGTTCGAAAAAGTGGTGGGAAACTATCCGGGCAAGGACAAGGAACCGGCCGCGCTTTACAAGATGGGCCTGTGCCTCCAGGAGATGGGCGACAAGGCCAAGGCCCGGCAATACTGGCAGCTGCTGGTTAAAAAATACCCCAAAAGCCCCGAAGCCGCCCTGGCCAAGGACAAGCTGAAATAAAGGTTCTCCCGGGAAATGTAGAAATCAATGAAAAAGGCCCTTCCCTTTGGGAAGAGGCCTTTTTGCATCATTTTTTTGTTGACTTTGAAATATGGCGGGGTTAAACTTATAAGTTATGGTAAAACGGTTCAACAAACCGTTTTAAGTTCTATAAGCTGTAAACTCAACCCCTATATCCCCTTCTCTTTTAAAGAGAAGGGGACGGGGGATGAGTTCAAACAGGTACCTGAATTACTAAATTTAAAATAAATCTTTAACCATCATATAGCAAGGAGCAATATGCCGGTCAATCCAAAAATATTCAAGGCCTACGACATCCGCGGGGTCTATCCCAATGAGCTGGACGAGGCCCAGGCCAAGGAGATCGGGCGGGCTTTGGTGGACCACCTGAACTGCAAGACCGTGGCCGTGGGCCGGGACATGCGGACCTCGTCCCAGCCGCTGTTCACCGCCCTGGCTGAGGGCATCACCATGCAAGGGGCTCAGGTGATAGACGTGGGGCTGGTCTCCACCGACGGCCTGTATTTTGCGGTGGGCAAGTTCGGCTTTGATGCCGGGGTGATGATCACCGCCAGCCACAATCCGGCCCAGTACAACGGCCTGAAGATCTGCCAGGCCAACGCCATCCCGCTTTCCGGGGACGAGGGCCTGAACCAGATGCGGGACCTGATAAACCAGGGCAAGCTGAAAACGGGGGCCTCCAAGGGAACGATAATATCCCGGGACATAGACCTGGATTACATCAGCCACTGTCTGTCGTTTGTGGACCACAAGAAGATCTGGGGATACAAGATAGCGGTGGACGCCGGCAACGGCATGGCCGGGCGCACCATCCCGCCCATTTTCCGCCAGCTGCCGGGCACCCTGGTGCCGATGTTCTTTGACCTGGACGGGACCTTCCCCAACCACCCGGCCAGTCCCATAGAGCCGGAGAACATCGCGGCCCTGCAGGAGACGGTGGTCAAGGAACACTGCGACTTTGGGGCGGCTTTTGACGGCGACGCCGACCGGATGTTCTTAGTGGACGAGAAGGGCCGGGGCCTGGCCGGCTCGGACGTGGCGGCCCTGGTTTCCAAAATGCTGTTGAAGAAGAACCCCGGCTCGGCCATATTGTACAACGCCATCTGTTCCCGCTGCGTCAAGGAGACTGTGGAGAAATACGGGGGCAAGGCCGTGCGCAGCAAGGTGGGCCACGCCCTGATCAAGCCGCTGATGCGGGAACACAACGCCATTTTCGGCGGCGAGCACTCCGGGCATTTCTACTTTAGGGACAACTGGTTCGCCGATTCCGGGCTGATAGCCTTCCTGGTCTGCTGGCAGTTGATCTCCGAGGAGAACAAGCCGCTGTCCCAGCTGGTGGACGAGATAGACCGCTATGTGCGCATTCCCGAGACCAACACCACCGTGCAGGACATCCCGGGGAAACTGGCCGAGCTGGAGAAGATCTATTCCGCCAAAGGCGCCCAGCTGGACCATTTGGACGGTTTGACCATTTCCTATCCCGACTGGTGGGCCAACATCCGGCCCTCCAACACCGAGCCTCTGCTGAGGCTGAACGTGGAGGCGGAGTCGCAGTCACTTTTAGATCAAAAGTCAGAAGAATTGTTGAAAACAATAAGATCTTAAAACACATTTGTTGCAATTTGATTATCAAAAAATATTTCTAAAAAGCTTCCGGCCCTATCTATGGATCATGGGCCTGGGGTTCCTCCTCTATTTCCGGGCCTTGGGCCTGGGCTATGTTTCCCTGGACGACGAACATCTGATCGTCCAAAACTACCCTCACATCTCAAATCATGCCAACCTGCCCCAGGCCTTTCTCAAAGACGTCTACTGGCGCAACCCCGGAACCTACTACCGTCCGCTGTTGAACGTATCGCTGATGCTGGACGCCGCCTGGGGCGGCACGAAGCCCTTTGCCTATCACTTTACCAACATCCTGCTGCACCTGGCTTGCGGCCTGCTTATATTTGCTTTTTTCCAGAAGCTTGGGTTTGGCCGGTTGCGGTCTTTCGCCGACTCGTTGTTCTACATAGCCCACCCGGCGCTGGTCCAGGCTGCGGCCTGGATCCCCGGACGCAACGATACCCTGCTGACCCTGATGATCCTGGCCGGGTTCATATTTCTGATCCGCTATCTTGAGAAACACAAGGTCTACGATCTTTTTGGACACTTTATTTTCTTCGGGCTGGCCTGCCTGACCAAGGAAGCAGCCGTGGTCTTTCCGGTCATGGGGCTCGTTTTTATCTGGGCCGGTTTCAAAGAAAATCTGTCTTTAAAAAAACTGACCCCATTGATCACTGGTTGGGTCATCATACTGGCCGGTTGGTACGGGATGCGGTGGCTGGCTATCTCTCCGGCGGTCAACGCCCACGAAAGACAGTTCGCCAACTTTAAGGAAATTCTGATAGGTTTGGTCTCCTACACCGGCAAAGTCTTTTTCCCCTTCAATCTATCAGTCCTGCCGCTGGCCGGGGACGTCAAGATATTCTGGGGTCTGATGGCAATAGCGCTGATGCTTGCCTTGGCGCTGGTCAAAGGGATCCACAATCGTAAAATGTTCTTCTTTGGGTTAGGCTGGTACCTGCTGTTCCTGCTGCCCACCTTCGTCAAACTGGCCGGGCAGATCAACTACCTGGAACACAGGCTCTACCTGCCGCTGACCGGCGTGGTGGTAATGCTGCTGGAAACGAACCTCGTCCGAAAAATCACCCTGAAACCAGCGCTGATGGCCGGATTGCCCGTCCTTATTGTCTTCGGGGTGCTTGCGACAAGGCACATTGCCGACTTTAAAAGTGACCAGACATTCTGGGGCAACGCCGCCCGAACCTCGCCCAACTCAGGCCTGGCCCACCAAATGCTGGGAAGGGCATGGGTAAGGGCACAGCAGCCGGCTTTGGCCGAGTGGGAATTCCTGCGGGCCGCGCAACTGGATCCCAAAGGGCCGTCGATACCCAACGACCTGGCCCTGCTGTACCTGGATTATGGCAGATTTCAAAAGGCGGGGGAGCAATTCCAGAAAGTGCTGCAGCTTGACCCTAACTACGCCAATGTCCGCAACAACCTGGCGCTGGTATATTTCAACCTGGGGATGCTGGATTCTTCGCGACATCAGCTTCAGGAGGCCATCAGGCTTGATCCTTCGGCCCCCCAGCCGTACGACAATCTGGGCGTGCTTTTAATGCAGGCAGGCAAACTGGATTCTGCCGAATATCATTTGAAGAAAGCACTTTCCCTGAACCCCGCTGACTCGGCGGCCCGACAGCATTTTTCCCAACTCCAACAATTAAAAGGAAGCAGATAACATGTCCGGTAAGAATGCGGCAGCGGCCGGAAATATTTTTCGCTCTATGACAGCTTCCTGGCGGCCGTATGTCCTGTTGGCTCTGGTGGTAGCGGGTCTTTATGCCCAGACCCTGCGCTTTGATTTTTCCGGCCACGACGACTACCAGCTCATCAAGGAAAAGGCCGGGATGCTTACCAACCTGGCCAATGTCCTGAAAGCCTTTGAAACAGACGTGGTCTGGGGACATCAGGAGATGTATTATCGCCCGGTGCTGACGCTTTCCTTCATGGCCGACGCCATCTGGGGCGGGATGAAACCCTTCGCCTTTCATCTGGGCAACCTGCTGCTGCACCTGCTGGCGGTGCTTTTACTGTTCCGGTTCCTGTCGCGGCTGGGAATACCTCCCGGGCGGGGCTTGGTGGCCTCCCTGTTCTTTGCCGTGCACCCGCTGCTGGCCCAGGGGGTGGGCTGGATCCCCGGCCGGAACGACCCGCTTTTGACAGTATTGGTTTTGGGTTCGTTCCTGGCTTTCATTGAATACCTCCAAAAAGGAAGTAATTGGGTTTTGGACGCCCATTTAGTGCTCTTCCTCCTGGCACTGCTTAGCAAAGAGACCGCGGTTTTCCTGCCGGTCATGGCTTTTGTCTATTGGCTGCTTTCAAGGAAGAATGACAAAAATGACGGCGGCGTGAATATCATTTTGCCGATAGCGGGATGGATAATGATGGCTGCGGTCTATTATTTATTAAGGATGAACGCAATTAAGCCCGGGGCCGGCGTGGCCGCCGCCAGGGTCAATACCTTATCCCAGAACCTGACGGGGTTTGTAAGCTATATCGGCAAAGTGTTCTTCCCCTTTAAACTATCCGGGGACCCGATCCCGGCCGATCTGCCGGTAGGCTACGGCTTGTTCTCTCTGGCCGGGCTGGCCGCCGTATTTATCCTGGGAGGCATCAGGGACCGGAAGCTGTTCTGGTTCGGTCTGTCGTGGTTCATCTTGTTCCTGGTGCCGACCTTTTTGGGCAACACCTCCTATGCCAATTTTGCCGAGCACCGGATGTACCTTCCCCTGTGCGGTTTTGCAGTGATGCTGCTCCAGTCGGGCCTGAAGCTGTCAAGCCGCCCGGAGCGAACGGCTGCGGCCGCCGTCGTTACGATCTGGCTGCTGGCTTTTGTCCTGCTGAATGTTCTTCACACAAGAAACTATGCCAATCGGTTCAGCTACTGGGGCAACACCGTAAAGAATTCCCCCCATTCCTATCATGCCCATAACATGCTGGGCCGGTGCTATGCCCAGGAGGGGTCCTACGCCAGGGCGGAGGAGGAATTCATCATTTCCTGGAAGATGAATCCGCAGCACACCACAGCCTATAACGATCTGGGGCTGCTGTATCTGGGCCAGGGCCGGGCCGGCGAGGCCGAGGCGGTCTTCCGGGAACTGCTGGCCAGGGAGCCTTCCAATGCCGGGGCCCGCAATAATCTGGGCCTGCTTTACCTGCAGCAGAACCGGCTGGACGAAGCCGAACGGGAGTTTCTGGAGTCGGCAAAATTGAACCCCGGCAAGGCGGAGATTTACGATAACCTGGGGGTGGTCCATTTTAAACGGGGATCGCTTCCCCAGGCCGAACAATATTTTCTGCAGGCGGCGGCGCTTGATCCCGAAGACATAAAAGTGAACTTTCATCTGGCCTCGCTGTACTACCGGGCCCGGGAATATCCAAAAGCCATTGATCATTATGACAAAGCGATAAGTCTGGGGATGACCCCTGATGCCAGGGTGGAGGAGGCTCTGAGGCCCCACCGGCGTTGATCCTGTTCCGGTAATAATTCCGGCTGCCGGGACAAAGAAATCATCATATTGTGAATAATTCGCCATCATGAATTCTGAAATCCTAAAATATCCCCTGGACGCTATAGATACCCACCTTCACAGCCGGATCTCCTGCGATTCCGAGATGGGCATGCAGGCCGCCTGCCGCCAGGCCCTTAAGCTGGGGCTGAAGGCACTGGTCTTTACCGAGCACGCTGACTTTGACCCTTCGGATCAGGGCTGCGGTTTTTATGATGACCGGAAGTACAATGAAGAGCTAACCGAGGCCCGGGTGGCCATGGGCCGCTCGCTTAAAATCTACAAGGGCATAGAGATCACCTACCAGCCCCGGCGGCGCCAGCAGATCCTGGACTTCATCCACCGGCACCAGTTCGACTTCACCATCGGTTCGGTGCACATGGTGGGCTCCAAGGATATCTCGAGACCGGAGCTGGCCAAAAAACATTACAGCGCCATCGAGGAGGAACAGGCCTACGGCGAGTATTTTCAGGAAGTGGAGAAGCTGACAGACAGCCGGCTGTTCGACTGCCTGGGCCACCTGGACCTGTGCAAAAGATACGGGCATCTGCATTACGGTCCGCTGGTCTACAAAAAGTACGAGAAGAATTATAAGAAAATATTGAAGCATCTGATCCAGGCCGGCATGATGCTGGAGGTCAACACCTCCGGCCTGCGCCAGCAGGTGAA is part of the candidate division TA06 bacterium genome and harbors:
- a CDS encoding tetratricopeptide repeat protein — its product is MSGKNAAAAGNIFRSMTASWRPYVLLALVVAGLYAQTLRFDFSGHDDYQLIKEKAGMLTNLANVLKAFETDVVWGHQEMYYRPVLTLSFMADAIWGGMKPFAFHLGNLLLHLLAVLLLFRFLSRLGIPPGRGLVASLFFAVHPLLAQGVGWIPGRNDPLLTVLVLGSFLAFIEYLQKGSNWVLDAHLVLFLLALLSKETAVFLPVMAFVYWLLSRKNDKNDGGVNIILPIAGWIMMAAVYYLLRMNAIKPGAGVAAARVNTLSQNLTGFVSYIGKVFFPFKLSGDPIPADLPVGYGLFSLAGLAAVFILGGIRDRKLFWFGLSWFILFLVPTFLGNTSYANFAEHRMYLPLCGFAVMLLQSGLKLSSRPERTAAAAVVTIWLLAFVLLNVLHTRNYANRFSYWGNTVKNSPHSYHAHNMLGRCYAQEGSYARAEEEFIISWKMNPQHTTAYNDLGLLYLGQGRAGEAEAVFRELLAREPSNAGARNNLGLLYLQQNRLDEAEREFLESAKLNPGKAEIYDNLGVVHFKRGSLPQAEQYFLQAAALDPEDIKVNFHLASLYYRAREYPKAIDHYDKAISLGMTPDARVEEALRPHRR
- a CDS encoding histidinol-phosphatase HisJ family protein, with the translated sequence MNSEILKYPLDAIDTHLHSRISCDSEMGMQAACRQALKLGLKALVFTEHADFDPSDQGCGFYDDRKYNEELTEARVAMGRSLKIYKGIEITYQPRRRQQILDFIHRHQFDFTIGSVHMVGSKDISRPELAKKHYSAIEEEQAYGEYFQEVEKLTDSRLFDCLGHLDLCKRYGHLHYGPLVYKKYEKNYKKILKHLIQAGMMLEVNTSGLRQQVKETFPPYPAVLEYLKMGGTRLTLGSDAHRVQDIGHDFGTVLYDIPQLNQIKRK